A stretch of the Neptunomonas phycophila genome encodes the following:
- a CDS encoding ABC transporter permease, with the protein MLRGLRKRFAWKPLLWLIPFFVFFCAFQLAPMGWVLANSFIYDGEISIENYSEVFDSSFMLQGFSNSLWLSFWSAVVGLLIATVLVSSLRRVDSKIREAVIAFTNMTSNFTGVPIAFAFIIILGINGAVTLLLKKYGLIDDFNLYGQWGLLVIYIYFQVPLAVLLLYPAFDGLNDDWQSAAALLGAKTWQYWLNVALPVLSPALLGTFIILIANAIGAYATAYALTSGNYNIITIRIASLVSGDLFLEPNLAAAISVLVMAILAFITCINQWLVARGYHAKR; encoded by the coding sequence ATGTTGAGGGGGCTTCGTAAACGTTTTGCCTGGAAGCCCTTGCTTTGGCTTATTCCCTTTTTTGTGTTCTTTTGCGCTTTTCAATTAGCGCCAATGGGTTGGGTGTTAGCCAATAGCTTTATTTATGATGGCGAAATCTCCATTGAGAACTACAGCGAAGTCTTTGATTCTAGTTTTATGTTGCAAGGCTTTAGTAATAGTTTGTGGTTGTCGTTTTGGTCGGCTGTGGTGGGTTTGCTTATTGCCACGGTGTTGGTTTCGTCGCTACGGCGGGTGGATTCGAAAATTCGAGAGGCTGTGATTGCCTTTACGAATATGACAAGTAACTTCACGGGTGTACCCATCGCATTCGCGTTTATTATCATTCTGGGCATCAATGGCGCGGTTACTTTATTGCTGAAAAAGTACGGATTAATTGATGATTTTAATCTGTATGGGCAGTGGGGTTTGCTGGTTATTTATATTTACTTCCAAGTGCCTTTAGCCGTTTTGCTGCTGTACCCCGCGTTTGATGGTTTGAACGACGATTGGCAATCAGCGGCCGCCCTGTTGGGGGCAAAAACATGGCAATACTGGCTAAATGTTGCGTTGCCCGTGTTATCTCCAGCCTTATTAGGGACTTTTATTATCCTGATCGCGAATGCGATTGGTGCGTATGCTACGGCTTATGCGCTGACTTCGGGTAATTACAACATCATCACGATTCGAATCGCGAGTTTGGTGTCGGGGGATCTTTTTCTTGAGCCTAATTTGGCTGCTGCTATTTCAGTGCTAGTGATGGCTATATTGGCATTTATTACGTGCATTAATCAGTGGCTGGTAGCGAGGGGGTATCATGCAAAACGCTAA
- a CDS encoding alkaline phosphatase family protein, whose protein sequence is MSNKVILVVLDGLNYQVAHDCMGYLNGLIEQHRATLYQLQCELPSMSRPLYECILTGVRPVDSGIVNNNIVRLSRHESIFSLAKSQGKVTAAAAYHWVSELYNRAPYDAVRDRMTHDETLNIQHGAFYHWDHYPDEALFLDAEYLRRTYDPDFLLIHPMNIDDMGHKHGLDSRQYRNSARGADIYLSNYLDQWLAEGYQVLVTSDHGMNNDLSHGGILPEERDVPLFVMGDQFSHVGCDVKQTELCGVVCQLLSLEHSKPMTKGLLC, encoded by the coding sequence ATGAGCAATAAGGTCATCCTTGTTGTTCTGGATGGACTCAATTATCAAGTAGCTCATGATTGCATGGGCTACTTGAATGGTTTGATTGAGCAGCACAGGGCAACCTTATACCAACTGCAGTGTGAGCTGCCTTCTATGTCTCGGCCGTTGTATGAGTGTATTTTGACCGGCGTTCGTCCGGTTGATAGCGGTATTGTGAATAATAATATAGTGCGACTGTCCCGTCATGAGTCCATTTTTAGTTTGGCAAAATCGCAGGGTAAGGTAACGGCTGCGGCGGCTTATCACTGGGTTAGCGAGCTGTATAACCGAGCACCTTATGATGCGGTTCGCGATCGTATGACACATGATGAAACCCTAAATATTCAGCATGGCGCTTTTTACCATTGGGATCATTACCCTGACGAAGCGCTGTTTTTAGATGCTGAATATTTACGCCGCACTTATGATCCCGACTTTTTGCTAATCCATCCCATGAATATTGATGATATGGGGCATAAGCACGGTTTGGATTCCCGCCAATATCGAAACTCGGCACGCGGCGCTGATATTTATCTGTCTAACTATTTGGATCAGTGGTTGGCCGAGGGCTATCAAGTACTGGTGACAAGCGATCATGGAATGAATAACGATCTGTCCCATGGTGGCATTTTACCTGAAGAGCGTGATGTGCCGCTGTTTGTAATGGGGGATCAGTTTTCTCATGTTGGCTGCGATGTTAAGCAAACAGAGCTGTGTGGAGTGGTGTGTCAATTGCTATCCCTTGAGCACTCTAAACCTATGACAAAAGGCTTGTTATGTTGA
- a CDS encoding ABC transporter substrate-binding protein: MKSVLASALLISTTMSASVFAAETDMNSLVEAAKKEGAVYSVGMPDSWANWKDTWADLKANYGLEHQDTDMSSAQEIAKFSAEKKNATADIGDVGFAFANVAVKKGVTQPYKPSTWSEIPEWAKDKEGHWALAYTGSIAFISNNNLVENPPKSWSDLLNGDYKVSLGDVGSAAQANNAVLAAAFANGGDETNLQPAIEFFAKLAQKGNLSLTDPSAANIEKGEVEVAVLWDFNALNNRDKFGRDRFSVNIPQDGSVISGYTTIINKFAKNPNAAKLAREFIFSDKGQVNLAAGYARPIRTNVELPQAVQDKLLPNEQYQNVHPVKDFAAWEKSARKLPRQWQENVLIHVK; encoded by the coding sequence ATGAAAAGCGTGTTAGCCAGTGCTCTATTAATTTCTACTACGATGTCTGCATCTGTCTTTGCGGCAGAGACGGATATGAACTCGCTTGTCGAAGCCGCTAAAAAAGAAGGGGCGGTTTACAGTGTGGGGATGCCTGATTCATGGGCTAACTGGAAAGATACGTGGGCTGATTTAAAAGCCAATTACGGCTTGGAGCATCAAGATACCGATATGAGCTCGGCGCAAGAGATTGCTAAATTTTCGGCTGAAAAGAAAAACGCCACAGCCGATATTGGTGATGTGGGTTTTGCGTTTGCTAATGTGGCCGTTAAAAAAGGGGTAACGCAGCCTTATAAGCCGTCTACTTGGTCTGAAATCCCTGAATGGGCTAAAGATAAAGAAGGGCATTGGGCGCTTGCTTATACGGGTTCTATCGCATTTATCTCGAATAACAATCTGGTTGAAAATCCACCTAAGTCATGGAGTGACTTACTCAATGGTGATTATAAAGTGAGCCTTGGGGATGTGGGTTCGGCTGCGCAGGCTAATAATGCCGTGTTGGCAGCTGCGTTTGCAAATGGTGGTGATGAAACGAACTTGCAACCGGCGATTGAGTTCTTTGCGAAGCTGGCGCAGAAAGGGAATTTGTCATTAACGGATCCTAGTGCGGCTAATATCGAAAAGGGTGAAGTCGAAGTGGCGGTGCTATGGGACTTTAACGCGTTAAATAACCGTGACAAATTTGGGCGTGATCGCTTTAGCGTCAATATCCCTCAAGATGGCTCTGTTATCTCTGGTTACACCACTATTATTAATAAGTTTGCTAAAAACCCGAACGCTGCAAAACTAGCACGTGAGTTTATCTTCAGCGATAAAGGTCAGGTGAACTTGGCGGCTGGCTACGCACGTCCAATCCGAACCAATGTTGAATTACCACAAGCGGTACAAGATAAACTATTACCTAATGAGCAATACCAAAACGTTCATCCGGTAAAGGACTTCGCCGCTTGGGAAAAATCAGCACGTAAACTGCCACGTCAATGGCAGGAAAACGTTCTAATTCACGTCAAGTAA
- a CDS encoding UTRA domain-containing protein translates to MPPHATTQLSKIKITIREQIESGVIAEMQKLPSERELSQLFNTTRITIKDALVSLETEGLIYREERRGWYVSPQRIRYNPLSRSHFHQMIKDQNRRAETTLINIRSEMASGQYAAALEIEGITPIHIIERLRHIDGRAVLYVENCLKAALFPAVLEQPLTQSLTQLYAEHYGYHTQRSRFDVIPTSAPLNVAKALNLSEGQPVLKICRVNYKQDGELLDCEFEYWRPDAVMIQIDSRA, encoded by the coding sequence ATGCCGCCCCACGCGACAACTCAGCTTTCAAAAATAAAAATCACCATTCGAGAACAAATAGAATCAGGCGTGATTGCAGAAATGCAAAAGCTCCCTTCTGAGCGAGAACTCAGCCAACTCTTTAACACCACACGTATTACTATAAAAGACGCACTGGTATCCCTAGAAACAGAAGGGCTCATCTACCGTGAAGAACGCCGCGGGTGGTATGTATCGCCACAACGCATTCGCTACAACCCTTTATCTCGTAGCCACTTCCATCAAATGATAAAAGACCAAAACCGCCGCGCCGAAACAACGCTCATCAACATCCGCAGCGAAATGGCCTCGGGGCAATATGCCGCGGCGCTGGAAATAGAAGGCATCACCCCTATCCATATCATTGAACGTTTAAGGCACATCGATGGAAGGGCCGTGCTGTATGTAGAAAACTGCCTAAAAGCCGCCCTATTTCCAGCGGTGCTTGAGCAGCCCCTCACCCAATCGCTCACCCAACTTTATGCCGAGCACTACGGCTATCACACACAACGCTCCCGGTTCGATGTCATCCCTACATCCGCCCCCTTAAACGTCGCTAAAGCCCTTAATCTCAGTGAAGGCCAACCGGTGTTAAAAATTTGCCGTGTTAATTACAAACAAGATGGGGAGTTACTAGACTGCGAGTTTGAGTACTGGCGACCCGATGCAGTGATGATTCAAATTGATAGTCGGGCGTGA
- a CDS encoding peptidoglycan-binding protein translates to MNYELIKFNSRGAAVAQLQALLNSKLAIGLLVDGHFGRKTEAAVVVFQSQSGLIADGIVGRMTWTALLSSRAASESLNPQKQLAAIAATYIGTKETGNNRAGEDAKLLEIFKADDLVINGKTDGYPWCASFVSLCVQKLCIRSSYFSSLNAPREPSVWRFLAVWAKNNGCTIFSSSSAILSPKPGDIVVFTFSHIGIVESVSGNKVVTIEGNTNSAGSREGQEVARKVRSLNIIKSFIRLPYSNDGLARAH, encoded by the coding sequence ATGAATTACGAACTCATCAAGTTTAATAGTCGTGGTGCCGCTGTTGCCCAGTTGCAGGCGTTGCTGAATAGTAAGCTTGCTATTGGTCTTTTGGTTGATGGACATTTTGGGAGGAAGACAGAGGCGGCAGTGGTTGTTTTTCAAAGTCAAAGCGGGTTAATAGCTGATGGTATTGTTGGGCGGATGACTTGGACTGCTTTGTTAAGTAGTCGTGCTGCTTCTGAATCATTAAACCCGCAAAAGCAGTTGGCGGCTATTGCCGCTACTTATATCGGCACTAAAGAAACCGGTAATAATCGAGCGGGTGAAGATGCTAAATTGCTTGAGATTTTTAAAGCAGATGATTTGGTGATCAATGGTAAAACTGACGGTTATCCATGGTGTGCATCTTTCGTTTCATTATGTGTCCAGAAGCTATGTATTCGCTCGTCGTACTTTTCTTCGTTAAATGCGCCGCGGGAGCCTTCGGTGTGGCGTTTTTTAGCGGTGTGGGCGAAGAATAATGGTTGTACAATTTTTTCCTCTTCAAGCGCTATTCTATCCCCAAAGCCGGGTGATATCGTTGTGTTTACATTTTCCCATATAGGAATTGTAGAGAGCGTTAGTGGAAATAAAGTGGTCACTATTGAAGGTAATACAAATAGTGCCGGAAGCCGGGAAGGCCAAGAGGTCGCTAGGAAGGTGCGTTCGCTGAATATTATTAAGAGCTTTATAAGACTACCTTACTCAAATGATGGGTTAGCTAGAGCCCACTAA
- a CDS encoding Fic/DOC family N-terminal domain-containing protein, giving the protein MLINLLPLLEAKDSSEIENIVTTTDELFQYALMDQR; this is encoded by the coding sequence ATGCTAATTAACTTACTGCCTTTGCTGGAAGCAAAAGACAGTTCAGAAATTGAAAATATTGTCACTACTACCGATGAGCTTTTTCAATATGCGCTAATGGACCAGCGATAA
- a CDS encoding AlpA family phage regulatory protein translates to MMTPTTQSPATYSSRQQRILRLPEVKAKTGFGHSTIYALMTNGLEPAETMLTMTVDKTSASTP, encoded by the coding sequence ATGATGACCCCAACTACCCAATCGCCCGCAACATATTCATCTCGTCAGCAACGGATTTTGCGTTTGCCCGAGGTAAAGGCCAAAACAGGCTTTGGCCACAGTACCATTTATGCATTGATGACCAATGGATTGGAACCCGCTGAAACAATGTTGACTATGACTGTGGATAAAACATCAGCATCAACCCCGTGA
- a CDS encoding helix-turn-helix domain-containing protein, which yields MIRCHLARLMGERKMRISDVMREAGLSRTTVTLLYKETALKVDLEALDKLCELFDCELNQLLERIPN from the coding sequence ATGATCCGCTGCCACCTAGCCCGTTTAATGGGTGAGAGAAAGATGCGCATTAGCGACGTGATGCGAGAAGCCGGCTTAAGCCGTACCACCGTCACGCTACTGTACAAAGAAACCGCGCTTAAGGTGGACTTAGAGGCGCTCGATAAGCTTTGCGAATTATTCGACTGCGAGTTAAATCAATTATTGGAACGTATACCTAACTAG
- a CDS encoding DNA cytosine methyltransferase, producing MKRKDITYPVVDLFAGPGGLGEGFSELYNSNNSRAFKSIVSIERDEFAHQTLLLRHFFKSYPRSSAPDDYYAYLEGRINKKELIEKNSHNWEHAKSTALKISLGEETHDEVQQIISDRLKSSKKWALIGGPPCQAYSLVGRSRMMNNPEFEEDERHFLYKEYLKIIIDHRPPTFVMENVKGLLSAKINGESVVDKIVEDLRSPHRAIEKNKNGLKYKLYSLSQSGEVVEEIEPKSFIVRAEEYGVPQARHRMFILGIRADIKVVPGTLEKSEPPSVEQIISSMPQIRSSISRRKDDYAEWKEELLSVIATSWIPSKKKEDVCVKKEIKSALETIRNTPMDKSSTKYKPPSVMKSWYFDDRLKVATCHEARSHMVSDLHRYLYASAHASALDISPKLRDFPEELLPAHKNVQDGCEGKMFSDRFRVQVKSRFSTTITSHISKDGHYFIHYDPSQCRSLTVREAARLQTFPDNYHFEGPRTAQYHQVGNAVPPYLAVQIAKVVKEVLDKMPDD from the coding sequence ATGAAGAGAAAAGACATCACATATCCGGTAGTAGATCTATTTGCCGGCCCGGGCGGATTGGGGGAAGGGTTTTCTGAGCTATATAACTCAAATAATTCTCGAGCATTCAAGTCTATCGTATCCATAGAAAGAGATGAGTTTGCTCACCAGACACTACTATTAAGGCACTTTTTTAAATCCTACCCTAGGTCATCAGCTCCTGATGACTATTATGCCTACTTAGAGGGACGAATTAATAAAAAAGAGCTGATTGAGAAAAACAGTCACAACTGGGAGCATGCGAAATCGACAGCTCTGAAAATTTCATTGGGTGAAGAAACGCATGATGAAGTTCAACAGATTATTAGTGACAGACTGAAATCGTCAAAGAAATGGGCCTTGATTGGTGGGCCACCTTGCCAGGCTTATTCCTTGGTTGGTCGTTCTAGGATGATGAACAATCCTGAGTTTGAAGAAGATGAACGACATTTCTTATACAAGGAATATCTTAAAATCATCATTGATCACCGCCCACCTACTTTCGTCATGGAAAATGTGAAGGGGCTGCTTTCAGCAAAGATTAATGGTGAGTCTGTCGTTGATAAGATCGTAGAAGACCTTCGAAGCCCTCATAGAGCTATTGAAAAGAATAAAAATGGTCTGAAATACAAGCTTTACTCTTTATCTCAGTCAGGTGAAGTCGTCGAAGAGATTGAACCAAAATCCTTCATTGTTAGAGCCGAAGAGTATGGTGTACCGCAAGCTCGACACAGAATGTTTATCTTGGGAATAAGAGCTGACATAAAAGTAGTGCCAGGAACGCTTGAAAAGTCTGAACCTCCAAGTGTGGAGCAAATAATCAGCAGCATGCCCCAAATAAGAAGCAGTATTTCCAGGCGAAAAGATGATTATGCAGAGTGGAAAGAAGAATTGCTTTCAGTCATTGCGACATCTTGGATACCTTCAAAAAAGAAGGAAGATGTCTGTGTAAAAAAGGAGATTAAGAGTGCGCTAGAAACAATACGCAATACACCGATGGACAAATCTTCCACGAAATACAAACCTCCCAGCGTCATGAAATCATGGTATTTCGACGACCGTCTGAAAGTGGCGACATGTCATGAGGCAAGGTCTCACATGGTAAGTGACTTGCATCGATACCTGTATGCTTCGGCTCATGCAAGCGCATTGGATATCTCACCTAAACTAAGAGACTTTCCTGAAGAGCTTCTTCCTGCTCATAAAAATGTCCAAGATGGTTGTGAGGGTAAAATGTTCTCAGACCGCTTTAGAGTTCAAGTGAAGTCTCGTTTTAGTACGACAATCACTTCTCATATTTCTAAGGATGGCCACTATTTCATTCATTATGATCCATCACAATGTCGAAGTTTAACTGTAAGGGAGGCCGCAAGACTGCAAACCTTCCCAGATAACTACCATTTTGAAGGGCCGCGAACTGCTCAGTATCACCAAGTGGGTAACGCGGTTCCACCTTATTTAGCCGTTCAAATAGCCAAAGTCGTCAAAGAAGTTCTAGATAAAATGCCGGATGATTGA
- a CDS encoding ATP-binding protein: MAREYTLPPSASSLSESMRDLGYSLATAVADILDNSITAGASEVDVYCDLTCEKPTLVIIDNGSGMTGDELLLAMKHGSANPKQAREPNDLGRFGLGLKTASFSQCRNLTVVSSINSIVCGAEWDLDHVSKRDEWCLSILDDEDIKRIPYLDHLGETGTAVVWTKLDRLFEDQYGSKRNEIVFEKLDLVDRHLSLVFHRFLAGEIKHHPKFSIRINGKPVDAFDPFCRKIKATQVLPEEIVRVDGIEIVIQPYILPHHSKLTAKEYDFYEDRSSFISNQGAYIYRNGRLMAWGDWFRLVPKGEATKLARVQIDFPNALDESWTIDIKKSRARPPHEVRERLRQIISKVTGTSTRIHRGRGQKLFQEALKPVWERYADKGSVRFDLNMSHPLFQSLESKMTQDQIRSIRAYLTLVTLSLPIEMIYSDYSTAPRSISQVADIEESTVLEKVRMISETLFDDKSYDQDVLREVIFSIPMFQGYKGLIEKFITGELSGKK; the protein is encoded by the coding sequence ATGGCTAGAGAGTATACATTGCCACCAAGTGCCTCGTCATTGTCTGAGTCTATGAGAGATCTTGGATATTCTTTGGCGACAGCTGTTGCGGACATATTAGATAACAGCATTACGGCTGGAGCGTCTGAAGTCGATGTCTACTGCGATTTGACTTGCGAAAAGCCGACACTGGTTATCATAGATAACGGAAGTGGAATGACAGGGGACGAACTTCTACTTGCAATGAAGCATGGCTCAGCTAACCCCAAGCAGGCTAGAGAGCCAAATGATTTGGGCCGATTTGGTTTGGGCTTGAAAACAGCTTCATTTTCACAATGTAGAAACTTGACGGTCGTTAGCTCGATAAATTCAATAGTTTGTGGGGCTGAATGGGATCTGGATCATGTAAGTAAGAGAGATGAATGGTGTCTCTCAATTCTGGATGATGAGGATATCAAAAGAATACCGTATTTAGATCATTTAGGTGAGACTGGAACAGCTGTTGTCTGGACTAAGTTAGATCGGTTATTTGAAGACCAGTATGGTAGCAAGCGAAATGAAATTGTTTTTGAAAAACTAGATCTCGTTGATCGGCATTTGTCTCTGGTTTTCCATAGGTTTCTAGCTGGTGAGATTAAACATCATCCTAAATTTAGCATTCGTATAAATGGTAAACCCGTAGATGCATTCGATCCTTTTTGTCGAAAAATTAAAGCGACACAGGTGCTACCGGAGGAAATAGTCCGTGTTGATGGTATAGAAATAGTTATCCAGCCATACATCCTACCGCATCATAGCAAGCTCACGGCTAAGGAATATGATTTCTACGAAGATCGTAGCAGCTTCATCTCAAATCAGGGAGCATATATCTACCGGAATGGCAGGCTTATGGCTTGGGGAGACTGGTTTAGATTAGTTCCCAAAGGTGAGGCAACGAAGCTTGCGAGGGTTCAGATTGATTTTCCAAATGCTCTAGATGAAAGCTGGACAATTGATATTAAAAAATCGCGAGCAAGACCGCCGCATGAAGTTAGAGAAAGGCTTAGGCAGATAATATCTAAGGTCACTGGCACAAGTACCAGAATTCATCGCGGCCGAGGACAAAAGCTTTTTCAGGAAGCTCTAAAGCCTGTTTGGGAGCGTTATGCAGATAAGGGGAGCGTAAGGTTTGATTTAAATATGTCTCACCCTTTATTTCAATCACTCGAAAGCAAAATGACTCAAGATCAAATTAGATCAATAAGGGCTTATCTGACTTTAGTTACACTATCTTTGCCGATTGAAATGATTTATTCAGATTACTCAACTGCTCCTAGAAGTATAAGTCAGGTCGCGGATATAGAGGAATCTACTGTTCTCGAAAAAGTTCGTATGATTTCTGAAACCCTTTTTGATGACAAAAGTTATGATCAGGATGTTTTAAGGGAGGTGATTTTTTCGATTCCTATGTTTCAAGGTTATAAAGGATTGATAGAGAAATTTATTACAGGCGAGTTAAGTGGAAAAAAGTAA
- a CDS encoding Z1 domain-containing protein yields MEKSNQNAEKNFIVGLVTSVRNKWPDEVPTRSQLTELAQMLSSITSYSGDIEEAVKKVLYNIDTKMDVGVSLVDPQADHDEEWVNNLSDQSWEYSDAYENHLLLNEWAPDVVNTISDDTKNILGQLQNPKDDAPQWDRRGLVIGHVQSGKTANYLGLVAKAAGAGYRFILIIAGIHENLRKQTQERVDAGFSGATVTKDGRSLIGVGLENKNYPAPACLTNTISDFKKATAAQNWRLADHNKPIVLVIKKNVRTLESLYTWLKELNANTAGTISDLPMLMIDDEADNASINTKKEDIDPTKTNRKIREILGLFDKRCYVGYTATPYANVLINPDAYGDEKLRKELFPKDFIYCLDAPNTYFGPRKVFLDDHLGRPESDNQVSPRVLQPIYDAENYIPLKHDKYFDLSGLPPSLEVAICQFVIAKAIRIIRGHGNKHCSMLINVSRFVDVQRGVKSHVSLYLKRLREAVKANYAMPNSVSDRDGYMQILKSVFDEEYGSDQLRWYGVKNELFSAVDSIKIFVVNSDKKKSDEVLDYKKYEKTGSGLTAIAIGGLSLSRGLTIEGLCISYMYRNTRMYDTLMQMGRWFGYRFGFADLCRVHLPQDSIDWYSHIAGSTENLRQQITEMRANDLSPMQFGLYVQSHEEGLMVTAANKMRNGEKLTLNQNYSGELKESYILAFDKQIHKENRKLIKEFWETKFGVRELVPTTKGWIARDVSTFKVVEFLKKFRVHSSYVMKSWTIRYLEEKVLLKYEFSDVLFISNANEKPSDTRILGPQLREKGVKNCDGFWRLSGYRVASRGDEKLGLTTDQFDAAKLSVKVSETLSDYHYRRQRKKPLLMIHFINVRGENGTGQDNVPAYGISFPYGDYSSGVEVIANKVYLEQFNGEIDDMPDDEDEYHES; encoded by the coding sequence GTGGAAAAAAGTAATCAGAATGCAGAAAAAAACTTTATCGTTGGGCTAGTAACTTCGGTAAGAAATAAATGGCCAGATGAGGTTCCTACGAGGAGTCAGCTCACAGAGCTTGCTCAGATGCTGAGTTCAATTACCAGTTATAGTGGGGATATAGAAGAGGCCGTCAAGAAAGTACTGTATAACATTGATACGAAAATGGATGTAGGTGTCTCGCTAGTAGACCCACAAGCAGATCATGATGAGGAATGGGTTAATAATCTGAGTGATCAGAGCTGGGAATATTCAGATGCTTACGAAAATCATTTGCTTTTGAACGAGTGGGCTCCCGATGTTGTAAACACGATAAGTGACGATACTAAAAACATTCTCGGACAATTACAAAACCCAAAAGATGATGCTCCTCAATGGGATCGAAGAGGGTTGGTCATTGGACACGTTCAATCAGGAAAGACAGCAAACTACTTGGGTTTGGTTGCTAAGGCTGCAGGTGCTGGATATAGATTTATTCTGATTATTGCAGGCATTCATGAGAATCTGAGAAAGCAAACTCAAGAGAGAGTGGATGCAGGGTTTTCAGGAGCTACAGTAACTAAAGATGGGAGATCCTTAATTGGTGTTGGTTTAGAGAATAAGAACTATCCGGCTCCAGCATGCCTAACAAATACAATATCGGATTTCAAGAAGGCCACAGCAGCGCAAAATTGGCGACTGGCTGATCATAACAAGCCTATTGTTCTGGTAATTAAAAAGAATGTTAGAACACTTGAGTCTTTGTATACATGGTTAAAAGAGTTGAATGCAAATACCGCAGGTACGATCTCAGATTTGCCGATGCTGATGATTGATGATGAGGCTGATAATGCCTCAATAAATACCAAGAAAGAGGATATTGACCCTACCAAGACAAATAGAAAGATTCGCGAGATCTTAGGACTATTTGATAAGAGGTGTTATGTCGGATATACAGCTACTCCTTATGCCAATGTTCTTATTAACCCTGATGCTTATGGCGATGAGAAGTTAAGGAAAGAGCTTTTCCCTAAAGATTTTATTTATTGTCTTGATGCACCTAATACCTACTTCGGCCCAAGAAAAGTCTTTCTAGATGATCATCTAGGAAGGCCTGAATCAGATAATCAAGTATCCCCACGTGTTCTGCAGCCAATATATGATGCAGAAAATTATATTCCCTTGAAGCATGATAAGTATTTTGACTTGAGTGGCCTGCCACCATCTTTAGAAGTGGCAATTTGTCAGTTTGTGATTGCAAAAGCTATTAGAATTATACGTGGTCACGGGAACAAACACTGCTCAATGCTTATAAATGTTTCCAGATTTGTTGACGTACAGAGAGGGGTAAAATCTCATGTCAGTCTGTATTTAAAAAGGCTCAGGGAAGCTGTTAAAGCAAACTATGCAATGCCAAATTCTGTATCGGATCGTGATGGGTATATGCAGATTTTAAAGAGCGTATTTGATGAAGAATATGGAAGCGACCAGCTTCGATGGTATGGGGTCAAAAATGAACTTTTTAGTGCCGTGGACTCAATCAAAATATTTGTTGTGAACAGTGATAAAAAGAAATCTGATGAAGTTCTTGATTATAAGAAATATGAAAAAACTGGTTCAGGACTTACGGCAATTGCTATTGGAGGGCTAAGCCTATCTAGAGGACTAACTATTGAGGGATTGTGTATAAGTTATATGTATCGAAATACAAGGATGTACGATACGTTAATGCAGATGGGACGATGGTTTGGTTATCGTTTTGGCTTTGCAGATCTTTGTCGAGTGCACCTTCCGCAAGATTCAATAGACTGGTACTCACATATCGCTGGTTCTACAGAAAATCTTCGTCAACAGATAACCGAAATGCGGGCTAATGATCTAAGTCCAATGCAGTTTGGATTGTATGTGCAGTCACATGAGGAAGGACTGATGGTTACAGCTGCAAACAAAATGAGAAACGGCGAAAAATTGACGCTTAATCAGAACTACAGCGGCGAGCTAAAAGAAAGTTATATTCTTGCATTTGATAAGCAGATTCATAAGGAAAATAGGAAGCTTATTAAAGAATTTTGGGAAACGAAATTTGGTGTTAGAGAGCTGGTCCCAACCACAAAAGGGTGGATTGCACGTGATGTATCCACTTTTAAAGTTGTCGAATTTTTGAAGAAATTTCGTGTTCACTCTAGTTATGTGATGAAGTCATGGACAATTCGTTATCTGGAGGAAAAAGTCTTATTAAAGTACGAATTTTCAGATGTTTTGTTCATTTCAAATGCTAATGAGAAGCCTTCTGATACCCGAATTCTTGGCCCCCAACTAAGAGAGAAAGGTGTAAAAAACTGTGATGGATTTTGGCGTCTCAGTGGCTACAGGGTAGCTAGTCGCGGAGATGAAAAGCTAGGTTTGACAACCGATCAGTTTGATGCTGCTAAGCTATCAGTGAAAGTTTCGGAGACGCTTTCTGATTATCACTACAGGAGGCAAAGAAAGAAACCACTTTTGATGATCCATTTTATTAACGTTAGGGGTGAAAATGGTACAGGTCAAGATAATGTTCCTGCCTATGGTATCAGTTTTCCATATGGCGATTACTCAAGCGGTGTTGAAGTTATAGCAAACAAGGTTTATCTAGAGCAGTTTAATGGAGAGATCGACGACATGCCCGATGACGAAGACGAATATCATGAATCATAG